The DNA window CAATGTCACATGATAGACTAAATAGGCTAGCAATATTGTCgattgagaaataaataattcatcaattagattatacatatttaatcaatatttttaccTTTAAAATAGTTAGACggtttatttagttatttcaaatattatgcTAATGTTTGCCTTTTTATTAACGTGccatattatttttggtttatttatatatatatatatatatatatatatatatatatatatatatattttgtataccGAACTTttggtttatttgatcaagaaaCTAAATTATGATATCTACTATCTTCTTAGCATGAAGAATCATTATCTTCTAATCATTAATTTGTGTTGCCTCTATCTAAAAGAAGTTGTCTTGACATTTAAGTTAAAAAGTATCAATATTAACTTATTAAGTTAAGTTGTTAAAACGTCCTTATTTAAACAAGacaacaattaatttaatttttatttttatttaaacaggCAAAACCAATCCCCTAATATTAGGGAATTCAGTCACTGGTTTAGGGTTGTTGAAATACTGGGCAGCAAGCAACAATAACAACATCAACATCTTGGTTAGTTAcaagaagattaaataaataaataaattaacttggAGGACGGAAGAGAGATTTACTTGTAAATTATTTCCCGGCGATAAAATTAGATTCTTCAGCATAGGGAAGTTAAGAGCCAATCTAGAGATGTTATAATCTAAATTTTTGGCATCACAACTAAAGTAGCTTATAAAAGCATTTGTCAGTCCCGGGGTTTTCGTAAATGACCACGATATTAACTTTCCAGTGTATTCAAAGATCGATATGCTCAAGTTTGAAGCATCTCTTCAAAGAGATAAACATCAGACTTGTGTTGTTAGAAGAATTACGTACCAATCctcagattaaaaaaatattttgacagtAATACAGAGTTAGGTCTTTAAGTACCGGGCAACTTTTTAGAAACTTCGTCAGCTCGTGATTACTTATATATGACTGTTTAAGCTTAAAGGAAATGAGATTGTCGGCACAGAGATAAATCTCCTTTAGTTTCGTGCATTGCTTCAAGTACAAAACTTTCAACCGTGTGTTGTTCGAAGAATCGCCATTTCTGAGATGAGTGAGTTTAGTACAGAAATGCAGACTTAAATTTTCAAGTAAAGGGCATCATTCTAGAACCTCTTTGAGTTGAACATCGTTTATAGCCAGCCAGCCTTTATAAGCTGAAGGGAAATGAGTGAATCAAATTTCATGGAACATGATGCTTTAGTGTCCCTTTATCTTCGGAGATGGTTAGAAGCCACGGAAAGTTGTAGCACTTCTGGAAGGATGAAGAAAGATAAATGGAAtgtaatttcaaaaaatcaagaTCAATGGTCTCAACACCTTTTCGAAGGGCACAACTGATCCACATATCTATAGATTGAGAAAAGAACTCCCCCAACACAAAAGAAACGCTAAAAGAATTAATCTTGCCTTCTCCTTTGAACCTCTGTTGCATAGTTTGGTCCACCTATTTCACAAAATTACTGTCTGCACCTACTGAATCTTTCGCAAGCTTTTTACGGTCCAATCCAAATACATTAAGATGATTAAATACGAGGTCTGGATggttaatccaaatatatttcCATCTTTTCGATAAAATACTCGTCTTCACTGCATCTTTCAGGTCCAGCTTACCGGGGATCATTCTCAGAATATCATTTGGCAACTCTCTAATGTAGTCATTCGTTGTTTCCTGCAAGTTTAATTGAAAAGGATCAATatcattaacaattatttatataaattaacagGGTCGGTCAGTCTGTCTAGCTGGCTTTTTCGTACCATCAATTTAGGGGCTTTGTGTCCTCGGCTCATCGCGTAATCCTCGGTAGTTATATGGAAATACACCTGCAAATATCAACTAAATAACTATATAACAAGTTATTAATAACAACAATGGAATTGGCATAAATGCAAATCAACCAAATTCCAACTAAGACTCATCACTGATACTATCTGATTCTTTTTTCAGCATGTTTGAAAAGTATATCagccaaaaaaattgaaattgaccaaagttatatataaaaagatggTTTCTGCGGATTTGACTTCTAGGTTCATTGTGTAATCCTTCCGATCTAAGAGTAGGAAGCAACTATTTAAAGATGATGTTGAGACACAAACAAGACCGCATTAGTACTTACATAGTCATCTTCTTCAATCAATGATGATTCTTCTGTAATAATACTTAATAGTTCTTGAGAATAAACCATGTTTTAGCACCAAAAGTACACATTCAAGTATAAAATTCTCTCCAATGCTGTCTCAACAAGCAAACAAGCATACACAACTCAAAAgcaaattatcaaaaataatgaCATGCAAGATTTCAACTAATTAACAGTGCATGTTTGTTTGTTCACTGTGCAGAGTTTTAAGTTGATCCTTAATACGAATGTATAAACACAGAGTTCTTAGTTGATATATAAACACGAGACGATTCACCATTTCCCTTCCGGTCTAGATCAGGTTTACCAGATTTGGAAGATGTTGTCTTCTATAACATAGCAGTTCTCGTAGTCAAGAAGTAAGAGAACAAAGTTGAAGTGAgtctataaattaaaaaatagttaaaattctTAATCACTCAATatctctcaaatctctcaatTTGAGAGGATCAgtaaatttatcatatttattcttCTCTTTATAATTTGTACTAAAAAAACCCATCAGCTACGAAATCATACCTACAGTCAGATTTGTcgcaattattaattaaggaaatgCTCTAAAAAAAACAGTGGCTATTTATCTATATTCACTCGTAGACGTagagtctttcatttaataatattaatatatcatttaataacataatattttgtgGTGTGCAATTCATCTCCTTagtggatttaatcatttttatcgtaattttaaacgataaaaatatcgtacataagacacgtaatgaaataattttcattgtcttcctGATATATAGTTATCACATCCATTTTTAAtcaaagtatgatcaaatttttatataattattataaattttgttacaAGTCATACAAAGACTTTTTAAGTTTTCTTTTCATCactttcataaaatccttttgaagatattgcttcttcaattttttatgaaagtaatgtcaaaatatgacacgtttcttgatttcaaaattctcaaattaaaatatcgatttaagcaccaactcagcaaatataaataagatattttattgttattttttttaagggtgcgtaattttatcttttgtagagaacatatttctctattaataaattatttttctatttatcataatatacataataatttttgtgttattatcaataaaaacatttgCCCCACATTTGTGTGTCggtatctttttaaattaaattatgtgtgaaataaaataataattttctaatcaagagaTTGCCacataatttcttaaaaaaatttcttttattatacttattattcaataaataagataactattattatgaatatttaaataaataaatcatttatacataatttttatgcaagaataagaataagaatgtttattcatataaatcattcattacataacctttataaaagaaatcataatatttCCAAGATTTTTGACCGAaaccgcttaaacatttattttcggttgcaaaTTTACATTCCATAATATCGACATGTTTGTCATATTATTCTccaatcaaacaagacttttcttgtaattatttgatttcaaaaataccaaattaagtaagtatttatgataaaattaaacaatatatatcaatatatatgatattatatattattgtcaatataatgatattatatattattgtttctaTAATTTTAGTCACAAAAACAACCAACTAATAATCTCAATGATTTATTCGTTTAAAAGATTTCactaatctaatttttttctacttCTCCTTTAACTTAATTACctccaacaaaaaaaattatattcatatctatatatctatatatagtcaataatttacatcatgatcaaataaatgatatctcatatattattaaacaaatatatatatatatatatatatatatatatataatttcatatatcattaaaaatacctttattgtattaattataatattgaccatttatcattaattaaatataaaactaaataattatataaataattattcatttcttaattaattagataacctttaatttttttaaaaaattttttatcaatcaaaacacacataaatttgtgacaaattctaaaattatttattaaaacaaaatatagatACAATagatctttatttatatatatatgtatacaaattactagataatcatatttattattattattataaattattattattataataaattattattattgtaaattattattatacttattattattattatacttattattattattgtaaattattattatacttattattattattataaattacaataataataattattattattattatttattattataaattattattataaataataattattattataaattattattattatactaaattattattataataaattattattataataaattattattatacttattattattatacttattattattattattattataaattataataataattattattaatataattatgattttttattattattataaattattataatgcatataccttttattattataattataataataattattattattattaatataattattattttttagtattattataaCGCATATaccttttattattataattataattataataattataattataataataaataatataataataataattatactaataataattattattattataattataataataataataattattattataattataacaataataatttataataataataattatttataataataataataataatttataataataataataataatactaataataataattataataattataataattataataattataattataataataataatgtataataataataataattatttacaataataatttatcataataataataataattataataattataattataattataataaatataataataatgatactaataataataataattataataataaatataacaataattattataataataataattattattattataataaaattattattattatattttttattattataataaatataaattattattattgtaaattattattatttattataaatataaatataaattattattattatatttattattattataattattattactataattattatatttattattaccaatattattattattttcattattattattatatataatatttttattacacaattttattataattataattattattattataaattaatattattattaatatatataatattattataataaattattattattataaattattattactataaattattattattataaattattattaatataaattattattataaactattataattattatatatattatttttagtacacaattttattataattattattattattttcattattattattataaattaatattattattataaattattattattaatatatattattattattataaattattattattataaattattattataaattattattattttggaaaGTTAGTGTGTTATTTGTCTAATTGCATTGGTGGAGCAGTTATGCAAAAACAAggctatttattatttatgttatttttgattattattattattataaattattattattataaattaatacatttattattattattttaaattattattattataaattaataaatatatttttattatttttattatttattattattattttaaattattattattattattataaattattatcattattataaattattattatattataataataattattataataataattattattattatattgattattattatcataatttttattataattataaatatttatattataataattattatatttattattattcattattatatttaatattattattattataattattattatatttactatttattaatattattatatttattattaattattatatttaatattattatatatgttaaattttttattattattattataaattattattatttttattattaaattatattattattattacaattattatatttattattttaatataataataataatattataattatagttgttattattattattagtatttttatatattattattataattatagttattataattagtataataataataaaaataattattattataaatatttatattatatatatttatattatatttgttataagtataataatttttattattattggaaatatttatattataataattattattatatttattattattattattattatatttattattattattattaaatatttttattataatatttattatatttattatatttaatattattataattataattatttatatatattattattattattattttcatttcattattttattataaatattattattataaatattataattattattataattttattgtaattataattattattataatttttattataattattataattataattattttaataattattattataaattattattattataattatattattattttaattttaattataattttattataattataattattattattattttaattataattataattataattataattagaattagaattattattttaattattattataattattagtattattattattataactattattattttatatattattattaatattataattattattatatttttataattatatttattattattattattttatttattatttactattatatttttatttttactataattaaatttattattattaattatttttattattttatttattattattatatttttggttattaagataattattttataattattattataattattattataaatattataataattatttttattataaatattataattatatttattattattataacatcaAGAATATATATGCTGTCAAGAGATTAAATagcatattataaattattatttttactattattatcaatattattattattattattatacatttttattataaattattatttttatttttaatattatgattcTCCCTGTGCAAACGAAgtatctaataattatttatatatattattattattataattattattattattattatttttttcatttcattattttattataaatatttttattataaatattataattattattataattattataaattattatttttatttttaatattatgattcTCACAAATGCCCACCTTAAAGGGTTTTGGAATgtctaataattaatattaattattattaatattaatataaattattatcattattattattataaattattattattatcataataataataataataattattattattattattattaatataaattattattattattaatataaattattattattaatataaattattattataaattaccattattattattattataataataataattattattttgattatttttataataatttatatcattatatttattagttattattattattatatttattattattattat is part of the Impatiens glandulifera chromosome 1, dImpGla2.1, whole genome shotgun sequence genome and encodes:
- the LOC124919650 gene encoding F-box/FBD/LRR-repeat protein At1g13570-like; translation: MVYSQELLSIITEESSLIEEDDYVYFHITTEDYAMSRGHKAPKLMETTNDYIRELPNDILRMIPGKLDLKDAVKTSILSKRWKYIWINHPDLVFNHLNVFGLDRKKLAKDSVGADNMWISCALRKGVETIDLDFLKLHSIYLSSSFQKCYNFPWLLTISEDKGTLKHHVP